GGGAGGAGGGGTCCTTGTCCCGTGATCCGACGCCTCGTTTCCCGGGTCGCccgcccgacaggtgggccccacgtgtcagcccCCCACACGCGCGGCCAatatctctcctctcctccattcCCCCCCCCCATTCCTCCCTCCGCTCCCCCaccgcctctgcctccgcccCCGGCGATGGCtaccctctccctccctctcccgcatCTCACCCAGGCCATCCCCGCGCGAGCGCGTCCGCGACCGCGACCGCTCCGTGGGATCCCCGCGCGGCTCCTCTCCTGCCGCGCcgcgatggcggtggcgcccgacaaggaggaggcggcggcggttgctctGGACAAGGCGGTGAAGGTGGCGGTGGCAGCTCCCGacagggcggcggtggccgcggtgGGCGTCGGGGAGGAGCTCCCCGAGGGGTACGACCAGATGATGCCGGCcgtggaggaggcgcggcggcggcgagccggggTGCTGCTGCACCCGACCTCGCTCCGCGGCCCGCACGGCATCGGCGACCTCGGCGACGAGGCGGTCGCCTTCCTCGCCTGGCTCCGCGACGCCGGCTGCACGCTCTGGCAGGTGAGTGGAGCTTCGCATTATCGCGCCCATGGCTAATCGAATCTGCTCGCCGATTAAGCCGCGATTAGCGTCTGATTAGCGAGCTTAATTGCGTTTTTGCGTTCCATTTGCGGGACCCACCACGGTCAGGGATGGTGGGCCATGGAATGCGCTCTGGGCCCTGGTGGGCCGGGGAACGAGACAAAATACGGGGGCCCGGCAAGTGGGCTGCGAGTGCAGCCGGGCCTACTGGCCCAGTACGTGGAGCAAGCATTATCGTCCATTCTCGCTGAAACATACCGATTGTTGTTTGGTACTGAGAATCTGCGAGACCGGGACTGTAGTTGTTTGCTGATTGAAATGCTCACATCTTATCTGCTGCTGTCATGGGATGTGTCCGTCCTGATTGTCATAGCAACGGATGGGAATGTGCACCAAATCACAAGGTTGTTAAATCAGTGCTGTAGCAAACAGGAAGAAGAGTTAGGAGTATACAGTGTTGAAACATGTTATTACTATGTGGTAGCATTCATTGCTTCTGGCCATGCTTACAGGTTCTTCCGCTTGTTCCACCGGGAAGGAAGTCTGGGGAGGATGGCTCTCCATATTCAGGACAGGTGAAACTATATCCAGCTAATCTTGCATATTGTGTGGCAATCATCGAATGGAACTTATACGGGTACACGTTGCAGGATGCAAACTGTGGTAATACCCTATTAATTTCACTTGAAGAGCTTGTAAAAGATGGGTTGTTGATGGAGAATGAACTACCTGACCCCTTGTAAGTTTGAACTCTTTAATGATTAACTGGAAATTCATTTCTAAGGTTGGCGTCAAGCATTTACATTTTTAAATTGATGGTAGGGATATGGAGTATGTTGAATTTGACACCGTTGCCAATCTGAAAGAACCTCTTATTGCAAAGGTTAGTTTTTCATGACTGTTCACTTCAGCATACCTTTCTGTTTCCTCCGACTGGATTTGATTGTTCTACTTCTACACTTCTACTGAGTTCAAACAGTTGAAATGTGTACAGCAATGTTACTACTACTGAATTGATGGAAGCGAATCATCGCATAATTAAAATTATAGATAAATCTTTTCTTCTAGGCTGCAGAGAGGCTCCTACTGAGCCGTGGAGAGCTCAGAACGCAATATGACTGCTTCAAGAAAAATCCAAATATTTCAGGCAAGAAATCTTGATTTGCTAATTTCAAACCATATTGTCTTAGTCTTCCATACTCTTAAATGAGAATAGCAGATACAATATTGTCAGCAAAAAACTGGGTAACACATCAAGTACAAAACTGCAACCTATTAAACCTTTAGTATAGGCATCAATAAATAGCTAGTGTTCcccgcaaaaaataaaaaataaatagctAGTGTTGCTATGCTAGAAAGACCATCAGATAGGTAAACTGGCTCAAATCAGGGGTCAGGTGGTCTGCTTTTACAAATACATGCCTTTTccaactaaaatgaaaatagcAATGATCCTGAAATGTATGCCTGAAATAATATACACAGTACAGTGCCTTAGTCGTTCTTTCCTGCCAGGTTGGCTTGAAGATGCTGCACTTTTTGCTGCTATTGACAGAAGTATTGATGCATTATCCTGGTATGAGTGGCCTGAACCTCTGAAAAACCGACATCTCAGGGCCTTGGAAGACATATATCAAAAACAGAAGGATTTCGTAAGCATTTCAAACTATAATATTTTCATTGCGATGAATTATTACAGAAACAAATGCCAGTGGACTCATCTACTTAACTTGCTATGCAGATAGAGATATTTATGGCTCAACAATTCTTATTTCAAAGGCAGTGGCAGCGAATTCGTAAATATGCAAAGAAGTTGGGTATCAGCATAATGGGTGACATGCCCATATATGTTGGCTACCATAGTGCAGATGTTTGGGCAAACAGGAAATCGTTTTTGCTGGTACACCTCAATAATTTTCCCTCATAGTCATGTGTCATCGGATTCTTAAAATGCTATACATTCTGTTTCTTGATTGTTTTTTCTGGTGTAAAGGACAAGAATGGTTTTCCGACTTTTGTTAGTGGTGTTCCACCTGATGCATTTAGTGAAACTGGTCAGCTTTGGAACAGGTAATCCTTTGCTCCCTGTCAATGTGATCAGGAAAAAAGTTGAATACAATTAACAGCATTTCCTTTGTGAAACTTGCAACTTTACAGTCCATTGTACGACTGGAAAGCTATGGAAGCAGGTGGATTTGAATGGTGGATAAAAAGGATTAATCGTGCCCTTGATTTGTATGATGAGTTCCGTATAGACCATTTCCGGGGGCTTGCAGGTTTTTGGGCAGTTCCTTCTGGTAAACCAAATACATCCAGCTAGCCTGTCTACATAATAGGAGTACATATTTTTGGGTAAATAGATTCAAATTTCTAATTTGTTACCGGTGCATGTAGAGTCAAAAGTAGCGCTGGTTGGAAGCTGGAGGGTGAGCATTGACTTGATGTACATGCTATCCCCcttatttttttcagaaatattTGTTGCTGATGTACgcttttctgtttttctttggCAGTAGGCTGGACCGAGGAATGCATTTTTTGATGCATTATTCAAAGCTGTCGGTAGAATAAACATAATAGCAGAAGACCTGGTaagcattcttttttttttacatttatctAATAAAACCATGATTGGTTTTTCTTTTGTGGACCAATATGGAAGTAGAAATTCACATAATTTCTCCATAAGACAAGTCTTATTTGAGTCAGCTACACAAGTTTTATCTGCAACCAGACATTCATAAGCTACTCAGCATTAGCTGTAGATTGTCAAAAATGTGATTTAACTGAGAATTCCTCATAATAATCACGGGTTAATATAGTCGAGAATGGTTCTACTCAAAACTTGAAACATTTAATTCTGACATGCTTATGCTTTATCTGATCATCTCATACTATTTGTAGGGGGTGATAACAGAAGATGTTGTTGACCTAAGGAAGTCTATTGAGGCTCCTGGAATGGCAGTTCTTCAGTTTGGTAATGTTCCAAAGCCAGATTATGTGTATATTCTCTTTTGAGAAGGCATTGTGAGCATACTTGAATATATAGATTCGATGTCTAAATGTTCGTACTCCCACTTTTATGTGGTCAGCTTTTGGCGGTGGTTCTGACAATCCACACTTGCCCCATAACCATGAATTTGATCAAGTAGTATACACCGGAACACACGACAATGACACGGTTAGTTTCTAAATTATTCCAAAGCTGTCTATTTTCAATATCTTGTCAAGGGCTGCTAGCGACACAAGCATACAAAGAATGCTGACGCTCTTCAACCATGTATTCCTCAGGTTATTGGTTGGTGGCAAACTTTACCAGAGGAAGAGAAGCAGACTGTTAGTGTCTCCCAACTTTCTTAAATAGGCATATTACACTACCTTCAACCATATTGTCATATTCACGCCTTCTTGTTTCAGGTGTTCAAGTATCTGCCTGAGGCTAATAGGACTGAAATCTCATGGGCACTGATCACTGCTGCCCTCTCTTCAGTTGCAAGGACATCCATGGTAACCATGCAGGACATTCTTGGCCTCGACAGTTCTGCTAGAATGAATACTCCAGCTACACAGGTTAACAGCTGCATCCAATCACCTTGTATAATTCACATATACTGCTAAAGCAGTAATTCtaaaaacatcatttttttttacatccaCAGAAAGGGAACTGGAGATGGAGGATGCCGAGCTCTGTCAGCTTCGACAGCCTCAGCCCTGAAGCGGCGAAGCTGAAGGAATTGCTTGGACTGTACAACCGGCTCTAAATATATTTCAGCGCTCGTTTTCTGTCGCTTGAACTTACAGAAATCTGTCATAAAAATAATTGAGCAATGCAAACATTTTGGCTGCAAGTATTGTTCTGAGACTCTGGTATACCTGTCATATAATAAAGCGTTGTACCATGTTTGTGTCATGCTG
The window above is part of the Oryza sativa Japonica Group chromosome 7, ASM3414082v1 genome. Proteins encoded here:
- the LOC4343975 gene encoding 4-alpha-glucanotransferase DPE1, chloroplastic/amyloplastic — protein: MATLSLPLPHLTQAIPARARPRPRPLRGIPARLLSCRAAMAVAPDKEEAAAVALDKAVKVAVAAPDRAAVAAVGVGEELPEGYDQMMPAVEEARRRRAGVLLHPTSLRGPHGIGDLGDEAVAFLAWLRDAGCTLWQVLPLVPPGRKSGEDGSPYSGQDANCGNTLLISLEELVKDGLLMENELPDPLDMEYVEFDTVANLKEPLIAKAAERLLLSRGELRTQYDCFKKNPNISGWLEDAALFAAIDRSIDALSWYEWPEPLKNRHLRALEDIYQKQKDFIEIFMAQQFLFQRQWQRIRKYAKKLGISIMGDMPIYVGYHSADVWANRKSFLLDKNGFPTFVSGVPPDAFSETGQLWNSPLYDWKAMEAGGFEWWIKRINRALDLYDEFRIDHFRGLAGFWAVPSESKVALVGSWRAGPRNAFFDALFKAVGRINIIAEDLGVITEDVVDLRKSIEAPGMAVLQFAFGGGSDNPHLPHNHEFDQVVYTGTHDNDTVIGWWQTLPEEEKQTVFKYLPEANRTEISWALITAALSSVARTSMVTMQDILGLDSSARMNTPATQKGNWRWRMPSSVSFDSLSPEAAKLKELLGLYNRL